One Vicia villosa cultivar HV-30 ecotype Madison, WI linkage group LG5, Vvil1.0, whole genome shotgun sequence genomic window, GACACTCCAATTGCTATTAGCTCAGGTGCACGATAGTATTCTCAAGTCAGGCCGAGAAAGAACAGAAGTTACACGCTGGCCTACCAAGATACCATTTCCACACTAATAAGTCGCTCAAGTCTTCCCTGTCCACTACTACAAATGCATATTTTAACTTGGTTGAAAAAAGAATTTTACCTCGATGTGATGTAACGATGGGCGTCATAAAAGTTTTTACTTTAACCCTCAATTTCTGTAAAACCGAAGGATAAGTACTGCACATGAGTTCGAACCTCACCAACTACAACTTCATAAATCATTATAGTTGAATCTCAAACTATATAGATATGATCTACGAAGTTGTAGAGTATTGAGCTCATTATAGTTTCAATCCAACagttgatttaaaaaaatatttattcgaaatgaaGTTATTAAGCGGTATAACTCTTCGAGTGCAATTtgatccttatatatatatatatatatatatatatatatatatatatatatatatatatatatatattgccacAGACTGACTCATAACAACTTGTAACAACCAATACAAGTTAGTTATTGTTAACCTAGTCTATTGATCATAGAGTATTGAGTTGACTTGTTGAATAAGTAACTACACTTTTCACCGTCATTCTTCATACTTAACATTCAGAAACAACTAGACAATTAGGGATGCCAATGGACGGGTCCGGGCAGGGGATACATTCTCATCATAATCTCCTCCCTCAAATCTATTCCTCATCCCCGCTACGGAGGGATTTTctcccccatccccgtccccgcgggtCTCCACGGATCTCCATGGTTCATAAGGCGAtccataaacataattttttttatttattatttttaactaaattaatagtaaaagtttcaaaaactaaccacgagaaatttagaaattattcctttatgataaatatatctttttaacaatatttaacctataatattgagtgtcatgaccaccaaaatttcaaaataaaaaaattaaaataatcatttagatctcCCTTTTAGtaacaataaatatatattttttaaatttgtgcataagattaattatataaaatgacaaataaacttacataataatttaaaattatatataaattaaagtcAATATGTTATTTTAGGCAGTGggggactccacggggcgggggatatttacgtCACCCCCGTCCTcgaagtgccttcggggagactttatttctcatgtaacatcccgattttgattaatatttttattaattatattagtaattatattatttggtgtttttaataataacttatttatttagttattatgtgatataataattatttaagtatttaattatgtgagtgtttgtgttgtttgacttaattgggttattagagagatataactaaatgggcctaagtgatagaaacaaaatGGACAGATTGGTGGATTAAGCCCAATTGACAAAAGtaagatagtaagagaaggttagggttttagaggttactattgtCATTTGGGgaaaaagataggaagaagagaaaagagacaaaagggaagagaacaatggtggaagagaaaaacTAGAAGAAACCCAATTTTCGCAGCTATGTTTCAGCAAAGAGTCACCTTAGTAAAACAggcgtatctctcaatccaaccgttggatcgttgcggtacttggacacaacgttcctgacccatagaggtaagttctgaccggagcgattttgattttgagggttttaagtttgtcggataagctgattcccgaactggtttttaggtgtgtctccaaatgatgttagaaaggatttcttttggagaaaagcttagagctatggtgaaagagtccatatttaccaaggtaagggtggggttatttcatgctaaagggttgtatgatagtatgttatggtaggtttgattctatactttgatattcaagttcttctatgttgcaattttggatatttgatgatttgttggaatgtgatgatataaatgtgataagttgtgtgcaattgataaccTATGTGTATTAGACTAttgtgtttgttgtgggtaaaccattgatagtgaaataatggttTTTAttgtagaattggaaaataatggaatataaatataatagttgaattgaaattaatatagtttgcttattaattggataattaaattattagttgaattgattccaataagtctatgtgattggaatatacttggactagGGCCAATTACTcgatttatcggtaaattacggtattttgagaaattgaccgtaattgtgttttggttgaatattcaagttgagaataacatattgttatgccaatgatgttgttttgataattaacattatttctaaTTGTTTTAGTTGATGATTGAAAGtcgatttgatttacttgatatattggcatattgagattattttgagaattgaccaaaaattgtgatttcggtttggatgcctttgttgcgaataatgttgtgattgccaatatgattattattgtgcattGTTATGTGATTAACCTTATGGTATGAATCCTAGCTAATTGTGGTTAGTTTAGtggattatgatgataattgcgaTGACTgcgttaatatgtgaaattgagtaattatgccgatgtgccgaaacatgatgataattgtaatgatcttgatgatatgtgaattgtatatttgtgacaaTTTTGTGAATATgttatgttgtatatatttgtgaggatgactttgtgactaagtgaagatgaaatattatggtgacgtgaattacctcgtataattGGTAATTGATTGttatataggcttatgcctcgtgacgatatatgattgtgatgagtatgttgtgttgtcttgtttgtcgagtcgcatttcatatgcatactctgtgacggcctggattggcaaactagtgacgaaggcttatgccttgtgcctctgaattgggcaattggtgacgggggctgaagctccgattggtaccacatgcatatgcacagttgagtcgcatattgagtcgcattttgaattgttgtgtttatgaagtgaatactatgatgtgtgaatgcatagtttgcgaagttgaattcatttgatatgaattgttgatgtgtgtagatgtgatatatgtaaatgaaatgtatatgatgagaatgtgaatatatatatatatatatatatatatatatatatatatatatatatatatatatatatatatatatatatatatatatatatatatatatatatatatatatatatatatattaatgatatatgtatatatgtggaatatatgaaccatgttttgccattgttgatagttgtattaatttacgttgtgattatgaagtgtatTTTATTAtatgcttgaatgacatacttgtaaacttgattACATTGTTAtaattgatagttaacattattgttgtgatgcaaattgcttatattgagaagtggtgaattgtgtatgattttacctTTGCTCTaggtattatcatactttcctttataatgtttgatatctcaccccttctgctgatgtttcccctaccatgtgaaatgggcaggtactcaagtatagctattgaagtttgtagcttcatcgtgtccggttggtgtgtcgctttgatacgtagcactcggggggttgtctatattgttgtttctatgttgctcatgttttagttgttgagttacaaattggataatgagaagtactatgatgtttgaatttgtttccgattaaataagatgatttatttataaagccgaatgttatgattccgctgcatattaaaatgaagttggtttgtctaagagctgttataagttgttttgtgcttctctgagattaaagtgttatgtatctgtttatgagttgtttatatgaagtaaatgtgatatcccaaattcttgttgatagtttttaaaatactctgatttctcgcatgatattttcggatagaatttggggtgttacattagtggtatcagagcaggtcggtccgttcggccaagttgtcgagtcagttgagttgtgtgacagttgaatgatgttagtgttttattccttagtacgcgacatgtgtgggAAACACTCTTGGTACTTGTTCGTCttgttgcagggttagtttgagcgaagtgggggagaagttgtgcttctcggatatgttttaGTTGCAAGTTGTTGGTGCAATATATTGCTTAAGGAGACAGAGCAAGCAATGTATAAGTTTGTTGGTTTCTGAATTCaaaggtaacatggatttaagattttggttgtttaacaagtcggaacgtcttggaataaggataattgttataagatggaatttaggaagttgcCATATTCAGCATTATTGGTGGACTATGAAGTTATCAGTTTAAGGAACCGTTGCGTAGGATGTTGAAGTAAGAATAATGATTAAGCGACGGATTACGGTAAACCTTGTTAAAggatccttggcaagagattggaaaagttgtcgaagttgtttgatcgttcaagtcggagttagaaatgcgaagggacgagtatgattccaagaataaaaagtgttgataatggtgtaaaggaattatgttctaatgttatcacaaggtgtgtgttagcatgttcagatgattttAGGAGTTATTGAAGTATAgtacttttggtgacgtaaaggattcCATTGCAGTTgagtaacgatggtttacgctaccattatggttgtcggctatctattgacaaattgaggaactgatcacccttaatctcttgttgatagtagtcGGGATCGTATTGGAAtgggatagacttgtcttaccatCTTGATAATATTAGAAGTGAATgagtctgtgcaagatggtgcgatgttgtttaggttgtttgcaactttggatgttcatgaggaaaGAACGATTGAGGAATTGTCGATAGttggcgcatttgcataagtgtttcctgaagatataagtgatttaccgccagaaagaaaagttgagttttcgatcaaTTTAGTtcttggaactagtcctgtatcgatggctccatataggatgtctgcttctgatgttgaaagagttgaagagtcaacttgaagatttgtttgaggagaggttgattcgttcgagtgtgtcgccaTGAGGTGCATCTGTTTTTATTgtttaagaagaaggaaggttttgcaAGGCTTTGTGTTGAAgcaaaaaggacaagttgtagcttatgcttcaaggcaacttaagattcatgagaggaattatctgacgcaagattttgagttggccgccgttgtttttgttttaaaactttgaagatattacttatttggatcgagattcgatgtgtatagtgactacaagagtttgaagtatttgcttgatcagaaagagttgaatatgagacagagaaaatggttggaattcttgaaggactaggattttggtttgaattaccatccgatagaagcgaacgttgtagccaatgcattgagtaggaaataattgcatatgtctatgttgatgattcaagaattggaattgttggaataatttcgagatttgagtttggtatgttgaagcttacttgtgttattcttgatgagattagagaaggtcagaaattggatttgaaattggttgacaagatgacattgattgatcggggataaggtgataattttcggattgatgagaacggtatcatgagatgtcgtgattgaatttgtattcctgatgttttggatttgaaaaagagaatttttggatgaagggcatcgaagtggttgagtaattatcctggtgctactaagatgtatcaatacttgagaaagttattttggtggcgaggtatgaagaaggatattgcaaaatttgtgtattcgtgtttgacttgtcagaagtcaaagattgaaaatcagaaatcgtctggtttgatgcaaccgctgtccattcctgagtggaagtgggatagcatttctatggattttgttttagGTTTGTCGAGGACAACGAGTAATTGTGAGCCAACTTAggtcattgtagatggattgacgaattttgctcactctattccgataagcatggattatccgatggagagacttgcaaagttgtattttgaaaagattgtgagttggcatggtattccgtcgagtgttgtttctgatagagataagaagtttacttctagattttaGAAAGTTTTGCAGAGTgctttgattattaagttgtgtttgagttctGTTTAACATCTGCAAGCTGATGGTCAAACGAAGAAGATGATTCAGTAgcttgaggatcttttgagagcttgtattttgaagctttgtatggtcgaagtTGTGGAATGCCTTTGTGTTCGTGTGAATCTAGAgagagtaagtgtagttttgacaatgagatggttgtgtcgattgtattttcggggacgaaaatattctaagtgggggagagttgtaacatcccgattttgattaatatttttattaattatattagtaattatattatttggtgtttttaataataacttatttatttagttattatgtgatataataattatttaagtatttaattatatgagtgtttgtgttgtttgacttaattgagttattagagagatataactaaataggcctaagtgatagaaacataatggatagATTGGTGGGCTAAGCCCAATTGATAAAAGtaagatagtaagagaaggttagggttttagaggttactattttcatttggggaaaaagataggaagaagagaaaagagacaAAAGGGAAGAAAataatggtggaagagaaaaacTAGAAGAAACCCCATTTTCGCAGCTATGTTTCAGCAAAGAgtcaccttagtaaaacggacgtatctctcaatccaaccgttggatcgttgcggtacttggacacaacatTCCTGtcccatagaggtaagttctgaacggagcgattttgattttgagggttttaagttcgtcggataagctgattcccgaactggtgtttagatgtgtctccaaatgatgttagaaaggatttcttttggagaaaagcttagagctatggtgaaagagtccatatttaccaaggtaagggtcgggttctttcatgctaaagggttgtatgatagtatgttatggtgggtttgattctatactttgatatccatgttcttctatgttgcaactttgggtatttgatgatttgttggaatgtgatgatataaatgtgataagttgtgtgcaattgataacctatgtgtattagattgttgtgtttgttgtgggtaaaccattgatagtgaaataatgggttttgttgtagaattggaaaataatggaatataaatataatagttgaattgaaattaatatagtttgattattaattggataattaaattattagttgaattgattccaataagtctatgtgattggaatatacttggacatGGGCCAATTATTcgatttatcggtaaattacggtattttgagaaattgaccgtaattgtgttttggttgaatattcaagttgagaataacatattgttatgccaatgatgttgttttgataattaacattatttctaaTTGTTTTAGTTGATGATTGAAAGtcgatttgatttacttgatatattggcatattgagattattttgagaattgaccaaaaattgtgatttcggtttggatgcctttgttgcgaataatgttgtgattgccaatatgattattattgtgcattGTTATGTGATTAACCTTATGGTATGAATCCTAGCTAATTGTGGTTAGTTTAGtggattatgatgataattgcgaTGACTgcgttaatatgtgaaattgagtaattatgccgatgtgccgaaacatgatgataattgtaatgatcttgatgatatgtgaattgtatatttgtgacgattttgtgaatacgttatgttgtatatatttgtgaggatgactttgtgactaagtgaagatgaaatattatggtgacgtgaattacctcgtataattggtaattgattgtgatataggcttatgcctcgtgacgatatatgattgtgatgagtatgttgtgttgtcttgtttgtcgagtcgcatttcatatgcatactctgtgacggcctggattggcaaactagtgacgaaggcttatgccttgtgcctctgaattgggcaattggtgacgggggctgaagctccgattggtaccacatgcatatgcacagttgaatCGCATATTGAGTAGCATTTTGAATTGTTGTGTTTATGAAGTGAATGCTATGATGTGTGAATGCATAGTTTGcgaagttgaattcatttgatatgaattgttgatgtgtgtagatgtgatatatgtaaatgaaatgtatatgatgagaatgtgaatatatatatatatatatatatatatatatatatatatatatatatatatatatatatatatatatatatatatatatatattaatgatatatgtatatatgtggaatatatgaaccatgttttgccattgttgatagttgtgattatgaagtgtattttattatgtgcttgaattacatgcttgtaaacttgaatacattgttatagttgatagttaacattattgttgtgatgcaaattgcttatattgagaagtggtgaattgtgtatgattttacctttgctatatgtattatcatactttcctttataatgtttgatatatcaccccttctgctgatgtttcccctaccatgggaaatgggcaggtactcaagtatagctatggaagtttgtagcttcatcgtgtccggttggtgtgtcgctctgatacgtagcactcggggggttgtctatattgttgtttctgtgttgttcatgttttggttgttgagttccaaattggataatgagaagtactaatGTTTggagttgtttccgattaaataagatgatttgtttataaagccgaatgttatgattccgctgcatattaaaatgaagttggtttgtctaagagttgttataagttgttttgtgcttctctaagattaaagtgctatgtatctgtttatgagttgtttatatgtagtaaatgtgatatcccaaatgcttgttgatagtttttaaaatactctgatttctcgcatgatattttcgggtagaatttggggtgttacatctcatccccgtccccgcggatcAGAAAATCTCCGCGAATATTTCCCAAACGTAAAATCCCCACATAGATCTCCACTAACAGAGACAAGTTGACATCTCTGTAGACAAGACTATATAGTGCCAAAATAATAATAACGATACTAGTAGTTTATTAATATCAAAAGACCATTTATTTCATATATCGCAATCTCaagaaattttatataatttcacGAGTAAATTAAGCaatatttattattctaaatTTTACTCGGGTTTTCTTTTATTTGCTATGGAAAACCAACTATAACATCATGGATTCAAGGGCAGAAGGCAATTCTGTAGTTGGTACCACCTGGGCATGAAACTGTTTTAGTATCATCACTGGGATACTGATAAGCATCTGGGCAAGACTTTTCTCTACAAGTTCGCACTTTGTTGCATCCATTAGAGGTTGGACCATATTGCATTGGAATGTTGAAATCATCAATCACAGATATATCAAAGTAATCCTGATTGTTTCCACCGTTAAGAGTGAATTCAGCAAGTGTGGTAGGGGGTTTACCAGATACAGAGCAACTTAGGGCACCAGCGCAGTCACCGGTTTGACAACTACCACGGCCTGAGCCATCGAATCTGCAACCAGTTCGGCCCCAAATTCGACCTGAGGTTCCAGCAGGAATGTCTAAGACATATGACTGTCCTGAATTCAACTGCCTACCACCACCTCTGGGAATGCCAGCTGGCCAGACAGTGTAAGAGCATCGGTTGACAATTTCAAAATTTGCTGCCTGTGCAGATAACAAGCAAAGAGTGAACATAGACAACAATGATATTTTCATGGGAGACATTTTTCATGCAGAGAAATAAACAATTAACTCACAAGACTAGAACACTGAGTGATGTTGTTTTGTGAATAGAAATTAGGAATTAAGATTAGCTTATATAGGCTACAAACAGGACCATAATTATTATGAAACTACAATGCCGTatgtaaaaaaatcaattaaattgaaAAGTCTAATCATTAATGATACATGACTTTTTATTTACAGTTTCACACGGCATCT contains:
- the LOC131608021 gene encoding thaumatin-like protein, producing the protein MSPMKISLLSMFTLCLLSAQAANFEIVNRCSYTVWPAGIPRGGGRQLNSGQSYVLDIPAGTSGRIWGRTGCRFDGSGRGSCQTGDCAGALSCSVSGKPPTTLAEFTLNGGNNQDYFDISVIDDFNIPMQYGPTSNGCNKVRTCREKSCPDAYQYPSDDTKTVSCPGGTNYRIAFCP